CCTTCAGCTGCTGTCCGGCGGGGAACGCGCCTTAACTGCGATGGCCCTCTTGTTTGCCATCCTGCAAGTGAAGCCGGTTCCGTTCTGCGTACTGGATGAGGTAGAGGCTGCGCTAGATGAAGCGAATGTCGTACGTTTTGCTCAGTATTTACGTGAGTTCTCGGAACAAACGCAATTTATCGTCGTTACACACCGCAAAGGTACCATGGAAGAGGCGGATGTGCTCTACGGAGTGACGATGGAAGAAGGCGGAGTATCCAAGCTCGTCTCTGTACGTTTAGAGGATGAGGAAGCAGAGATCGCTTAACGGCTTGCTGAATAATGAGTTTTTTAAGTATCAGCTTTCGAAGCGAGTTTTGTACGAAGTTAAATCAATGAAGTGTCGCTCACAAAACTTTTAGGAGGAAACAAATGAGCTTTTTCAGGAAGTTAAAAGAAAGCATTTCCGGCAAAACGGAAAGTGTAACCAAACAATTCCGCGACGGATTAGAGAAAACCCGTAAAGGTTTTGTGGAGAAGGTAGCAGATCTTATTATCCGCCGTAAAAAAATTGACGAAGAGTTCTACGAAGAACTGGAAGAAATCTTGATCGGTGCGGACGTAGGCGTTAATACAGTAATGACACTTGTCGAGGATCTGCGCGCCGAAGTGAAGCAAAAGCGAATTGAAGATGCCGCTGAGCTGCAACCTATTTTGTCCCGTAAGCTCATGGAATTGCTGCGCGGCGATGACGATAACAGCCTGAAGGAAAATCCGGATGGCATTACAGTTATCTTGTTCGTTGGGGTAAATGGAGTAGGCAAAACGACCACGATCGGTAAGCTTGCGCATCGTTACAAACAAGAGGGTAAAAAGGTTCTTTTGGCCGCTGGGGATACGTTCCGTGCCGGAGCGATTGAACAGCTTGAAGTTTGGGGTCAACGTGCTGGCGTAGACGTAATTAAGCAACAAGCAGGCTCTGACCCAGCCGCTGTTATGTTCGATGCTGTTCAAGCGGCTAAGCAGCGGAATGTTGATATCTTGATTTGTGATACCGCAGGAAGACTTCAGAATAAGAGCAATCTAATGGAAGAGCTCAACAAGATTTTCCGCGTTATTCAAAGAGAAATTCCGAGTGCACCGCATGAAGTATTGATGGTGCTAGATGCGACCACAGGTCAAAATGCTCTTACGCAAGCCAAGCTATTCGGTGAGAAGAGTGGCGTTACTGGATTAGTATTGACAAAGCTTGACGGAACGGCTAAGGGCGGAATCGTTGTAGCGATCCGTCAGGAAATGAATTTACCGGTGAAGCTCGTTGGGCTCGGAGAAAAAATGGAAGATTTGCAGCCGTTTGATTCTCAGCAGTTCGTACATGCTCTTTTTGCCGGATTAATTACCGAGGAAGAAGAGATTGAAGAATCGGAAAATCAAGAGTAATTAACTCTGATAACATAATCATTAAGAAGTCATATTTACAAGGAATGTCCTCGAAGCTATATTTAGTTCATGAGGGCATTCCTTTTTTATAAAATGCTTATCGGTCATTATGTTGTAACCCTACGGAACTCTTAGTGCGTACAAATGCATGGCGTAGGGTATCCCTTTAAATAACAACTTTTCCTCACTAATAAGCCTCCAGAAGCGATATTCTATAAATGAGGTACTGATAAATAAATTCCACTGCCCAAAAATTGCACCTACAATAAGTCCTGCATTTACGAAATGATCTCCCTCTTCATTCTTTTGCAGTTGCACAATTAAAGATAGAATGTCTTCGTCATAGTATGTTTCGGGAACATTTGTTAGCTGACCATTAGACCATACTCGAAGCATATCCTCAGTGTTGCTGATTTCTTGCCACTCCAGTTCATACTGTTTTCTCTGCGCGGAGGTAAGGGGTTGCGTATTTTCGGTGTTTTTGATAATAGCTTGCACAGCTTCGTTTGGGAGCTGACCCAGGGACTGGGGAGATAAGCCAATGCTAAATGGTTCAACAATCCCGGGAAGTTCCTCATAAGCCTCGATTGGATTTATAACATAAATAGGTTGCTTCCTCTCACTAAGAACAAAAAGTGCAAACCGTAAACCTGTTTGATCATGGGAGTTGTCTCCGCACCAAATCGTGATTTTTTTGTCCTCGGGAATTTCTTTTAAGGTCTGAACCATGGCTCCCAGTTTATGCTGGGGATTGAGATGATAACCTTGATCCGGAAATCGTTCCTGAAACCATAACTCACGGGCATGACACCCTTGATCATTATGTAATTTGCACAGCGGCCCAGCAGAGAACGTCTCATTAAATGAAAGTACTCTTATTAAATGACGATTACCTACACGACTAAGTGCTACCTTCATTGAACCAGCTTCTGAAAGACCAAATAACAGATAAATGTGATTCCGCCTAGCCTCTTCCTGTTCTATTGACATAGTATATTTGTGCTTCATTTTGCTCACACTCCTATCGTTCCAAATTATACCATACACCATGAAATCATATTCCTTCCAACTATATAAAAAAAACAACATATGAAAAATTCATAATAGTAATGCTTGTCACTACTCCTGCATACAATTCAATGAAGAAATACATTTCAGCTCGGGCAACCTATATATGAGAGAAAGGAAGCGATTCCAAAACAAGGAAATATTCAGAGATCACATTTCTCTGTTATATATATTGACATCGGCAATACGATTTACGTATTATGGGAATACAAAACAATATTTTCATGGATATTTTCAGAAATTAAAGTATAGGTTGTTAGTAAAGATAACATTTATCGAAAGGAGTCGGGCTCATGTCCAAATTAGATCCTCTGCCAGGTCTGTCTCCGTATCCGCTGCAACATTTTTTCGATGAAATGTATGCAGATAAGAGAAATGTCCGGCCGCATTACAGACATGTGAATCGCATGTTTTCCGGAATGAGCTCCGAAGAGCTGCAGGGTAAGCAGAATTTGATGCAGCGCAGGATGATGGAGGAAGGAATTACTTTTACGCTATACAATCCGGCTCAGGATCATCCCATGGAGCGTACGATCCCCTTCGATATGATTCCACGCATTATTCCTAAGAATGAATGGGAGAGGCTAGAGGCTGGAATTATTCAGCGTATCACGGCTTTGAATTTGTTCATTCATGATATCTACCATGAGCAGTACATCGTAAAGGATGGAATAGTCCCAAGGCGTATGATCATCTCCAACTGTTATTTCCGGCCAGAAATGGCGGGTCTAAGGGTGCCTGGTGGAGCCTACATCACTACCTCGGGAATCGATCTGATCCGCCATCATGATGGGCAATATTATGTGCTTGAAGATAATCTACGAACGCCTTCAGGTTTTTCATATCTTTTTAAAGGCAGAACCCTGATGAATCAGTTGTTTCCTGAATTGTCCTTTGCCAGCTCCATCCGAGATGTTGATCATAGCTTGAACCGCTTCTTATCCGTTCTACGTAGTTTATCACCCTCACGAAAGTCAGATCCGGTTATAGCCCTACTTACACCTGGGGAATACAATTCTGCTTATTATGAGCATGCTTTTCTTGCACAACAGATGGGCATACATTTGGTTGAAGGACGAGATTTGGTTGCAAAAGATCACAAAATATATCTAAAAGAAATGAACGGACTTCGCCGCGTAGATGTACTATATCGCCGATTGGATGATGATTTTATTGACCCGTTAGCTTTCCAGCCGGATTCGCTTCTCGGAGTGGCGGGTTTGATGAATGCGTATCGGGCTGGAAATGTAGCGATTGCTAATGCACCCGGGACCGGTGTTGCAGATGATAAAGCAATGTATGTCTATGTACCGGATATGATTCGTTATTATCTGAATGAAGAGCCGATTCTTGGGAATGTCCCGACCTATTTGCTAGGAAGACCTGATGAACGTTTATATGTCCTTGAGAACCTATCAGAAATGGTAGTTAAGGAAACCTCTTTATCCGGGGGATATGGGATGTTGATCGGAAGCGAAGCTACCAAAGAAGAATTGGCTGAATTCCGAATGAAGATTATTGCAGACCCGGAACGTTATATTGCACAGCCGATTATGTCTCTATCCAGAGCACCGGTATTGTCAGGGGGGACTATGGCGCCTAGACATATCGACCTTCGGGCTTTTGTGTTAATGGGCGCTGACCGCAAGCCGCATGTTATCCCTGGAGGATTGACACGGGTGGCTATGAAGGAAGGGTCATTGGTCGTAAACTCCTCGCAAGGTGGCGGCGTAAAGGATACTTGGGTCATGGCATGATACTACTTTATAAGCTTGGTTGTTGAATAATAAAATGCAGCATCAATTTGTAGAATAAGGGAGTGGCTGGATATGCTGAATCGAAATGCTGAAGCTTTGTTCTGGATCGGACGGTATATTGAAAGGGCAGAGAATCATGCGCGGCTAATCAATGTTCATTATCATATCCAGCAGGAAGAGGATTTTCATGAAGAAGGTCATAAATGGTCAAGGTTGATCGATGCGTTAGGTGTTCGGGGTGAATATATGCAGCAGTTCGAAACCTTCTCTGAGCAGGATGTGCTATCTTTCATCACACTTGATTTAGGCAATTCTAATTCATTATTCTCTTGTGTACATCATGCTAGAAATAATTTGCGCACTCTTCGTCAGCAGCTTCCAAGTGAATTATGGGATGTTGTCAACAGCTTCAACCTGTGGCTTGGTGAGCGTTCTGTCGCAGATATTATGAGCGGGCCACATCAGTTCTATCAGCAGGTTAAGGAGCGTACAGCCATGTTTCTCGGAGCAGAACAGTCGGTAATGCTTAGAGGGAATGAGTGGCATTTCATTGAGAGCGGACGGTTTCTAGAGCGGGCAGAGAATACAACACGTATCTTGCAGGCGGTCATTGCCGCATGCCGATTTAAGGAGCTTAACGCGGTTTATACTCAGTTGCAGGCGGTGCTTAAATCCGTTAGCGGGTACCAAGCGTTTCGCCGTTATTATGCAGATGCTATGTCTCCGGAGAGCATTTTAGATTTCTTGATTGCGAATCCCAAATTTCCGCGTTCCATTCGTTTTTCTTTTCATCAGCTGGAAGAGCATTTAGCTAAGCTTGAACTAGATTCCTCTGAAAAAGGCTCAGGGCATGAAAAAGTCATTCGTCAAGCAGGTAAGCTCAAAGCTGAGCTGGATTATATGGAAAAAGAAGAAATGTCCGGTGAGCTGGTGGAAGATGTACTTAAGTCGCTGGTGATATCTTGTCAAAAACTTGGCAAAACAATGGAGGGCGCCTTTTTTCGGCGAGAAGGAGTGTCTGTATGAAGATTCAAATCAATCATACCACCACATACAGCTATCCAGAGCCGGTTACGGACAGTGTCAATGAAATCAGACTCACTCCGCGCACGAATTACCGCCAATCCTGTTATCACCATGAAGTGGATGTTTACCCGCCAGCTAATCTATTAACGTATGAGGATTTCTTCGGAAATCGGGTCCATGCCTATTCGGTCAATAAGCCGCATACGGAAATGGTTATCCATACTAAAGCTACTGTAGTCACGCTGGATAAAGCCCAAGGTGCCGATCTACCACGAACCAGTCTTGAAGAACAAGTTAAATTGTTAAATGATGAGAATTTCCAGAATCGGTATATTGAGTTTATTTTGCCGACTCGTTATACAGAGGTGACGCCTGAATTAGTGGAGTTTGCTTCACAGTATCCTTTTAATGAAACGGAGGATATGTATGAATGGATTCTTAAATTATCGGCGACGATTTATGAACAATTCACCTATGACCCTGAGGCTACAAGCGTAAATACAACGGTAAAAAAGGCACTGAAGCTCAAACGCGGTGTGTGTCAGGATTATGCTCATCTAATGATCGCTGTCTGCCGTAGTGTTGGTCTGCCATCCAGGTATGTAAGTGGATATCATTTTGTCGGTGATCTGCAAGGGAGTAATGCTAATTTTGAGCAAGCCTCACACGCTTGGGTGGAGACTCACATTCCGGGTACTGGTTGGCTTGGATTTGATCCAACCAATAATGTGGAGGTCAATTGGCGTTATATTAAGTTAGGTCACGGACGGGACTACAAAGATATCGTACCTGTAAAAGGTGTGTATCGTGGTGGAGCAGGCACTTTGAGCGTGAAAGTGGATGTGCGGAAGCTGGACAATTAAATGGATCAATTTAGATGAAACTCTCTGTTCAAGCTTTTGAACGGGGAGTTTTTTTGTGAAGATGATTCCAGTGTACATGTATTTGGGTAATCTTGATCCATAGTACATCACTAAGAGATCTTAAGGGAGAGATTACATATGAGTCCAAACATAGCTAAGAAACAAAGATTTATTGGGAAAACTGCAATTATAACTGGAGCGGGCTCAGGAATTGGTCGGGCTACTGCGATTAAGCTGGCTAGGGAAGGGGCTAATGTAGCGCTTTTTGATTTGAATCTGGAACGCACTACATCTTTGGCGGATAAGCTGAACAAGTTTCGCAAAGATTGTGCATTGGCTATAGAGGTAGATACTTCGGATGAAAAAGGGATGGAGGAAGCCGTTCGCAGGACGGTCGAACAATTCGGTGGGTTAGATGTAGTGTTCGCTAACGCGGGAATCAATGGTGCGGTGGGACCTATAGAGGAACTGAGCTTGAGTGATTGGGAACGCACGATGTCGGTGAACTTGACGGGGACGTTTTTGACACTGAAATATACGATCCCTCATCTGAAGGATAAAGGAAAAGGTAGCATTATCATCACTAGCTCCATCAACGGGAATACTAGATTTGCCAGCTTTGGGTGGTCTACGTACAGCACTACCAAAGCTGGACAGGTGGCTTTTGCTAAAATGGCTGCACTTGAGCTAGCTAAGTTTAAAATTCGAGTGAATGTGATCTGCCCTGGGGCAATTGCTACCAATATAGATGAAACCACTGAAATGAACGAGGAGGTAGAAGCGATCGTCATTCCAATTGAATTTCCCGATGGCGCGCAGCCGCTGGCGGATGGGCCGGGTAAGCCGGATAATGTCGCCGATCTAGTTTCATTTTTGGCATCCGATGAGTCTATTCATATTACAGGTGCGCAAATTGTGATTGACGGGGCAGAGTCCTTATTATCCTAGTTTAGAGATCGCTTCGCGGTATTGCTCGTACCGAACATTCCATTCGGCTTTTCGCGAATCCAGCGTGGTCCCATCCAATAGGTGCTGGATCACATCTAGACATACATGCCAGCCGGCTAAGTCACGGGGAGTGTGCGGTGTGAGCGTTCGGATCGTTTCATTTAAGACGAGTAAACAGCCTTCTGAATTTGGATATAGCTCAAAGCGAACAGAGTCTTCAGCCCACGTAAATTCAAGGATCGATTCATGTTGCAGGGCGGTAATCGTCATTTCCTCAAAGGTTCCGTCTTGCATATCAAACTTGATTAATCCACCTTCACGCAGGTCTTCAACACGTAATTCAGTGAACCATAAAGCAAGCTTCTCATTCTCCGTCAAAAAGGACCAGATTTCTGATGCGGAATGTTTTAGTTGACGTTCGAAACAAGCGACAAAATGATCATCTGCTTTTTTGAGGTTAGCTATCATGTTATATTTCTCCTTTGGACTACTACTGTAGTCCTTTTTATATTGAGTTTAGATTCATCAGAAAGAGTATAGCAATTGTTTGTCTTAATTTAAACTATTGCTGGGTTTGGCTAGGCGTTAGTAATATGTTGAGGATAGGGATAAGGATAGGGATAGGGATAGGGATAAGGATAGGGATAGGGATAGGGGGCGGGGGGCGATAGTTTAGCAGAATGGTCTGAATTGTGGAATAAGCGGAAAATACAGAATAAACAGAATATGAAAGGAGGGTACATTAGAGTGAATAGTTGCATCTGAGTCCGAAAGTACAGCAAATAAACAGTTCGCAGCATCGCAAAGTTGTAAGGATGTAATTCGGCAGCTTGATGTAAATCTACAGTTTTTTGTGCTAGAATAAACGCAATTCAGCAAAACAAACTTTTGCTTAGGCAGGATAGATCATAGAGAGTGGCATTGGTGAAGGAGGCTGTGTATATGGGGATGATGTCCTGGCTGGTTGAGCAGCGGATTCAGGAGTCTATGCGTAATGGAGAATTTCGAGATTTATCAGGGCATGGCAAGCCGCTGGAGCTTGAGGATTTATCTGGTGTTCCAGAAGAATTGCGGATGTCCTTCAAAATCATGAAGAATTCCGGGCTGGTGCCCGAGGAAATATCTTTGCGTACGGAATGTGTTACCCTCGAAGGGCTGCTTGCTGCCTGCCACAATAGCGGAGGTTCTGAGAGCAGTGAGGGCAAGGCACTTCGGGCAAAATTGTCTATGAAAAGACTACGGCTGCAAGAGCTGCTGCGTGAACGAGGCTTAGATAGTAACCCAGCCTATATGCAATATAGTGTTCAAATCCACGAACAGATGAGTAGGGAAGAAGAATAGTGCTAATATGCTCCTCTCAATTGGAGATCAGGATAAATAGTGTAGTATAAAAAGGCATCTCTTCGTAGATTTAGACGGTAGAGCTGCCTTTTTGCGTACTGCGCTTCACAAGCGTATTTCATCGTATTTGCTTAAAATATATCCATTCTGGATCGCCATCATCTAAATTTTCAATGATTCCACTTCTTATAAATCCTAGAGAATGACAGACCTGTTGCATGATCGTATTGGATTCATTGGTGGAGGTAAAGAGCTTAGGAGTTGGACAATGTTCTTCCATGTAACGAATAAGTGCGCCGGCAATACCGAGTCGTCTGAAATTGGGATTCACAATTACGAGCTGTATGAAACAGCATTCGAAAAAAGTGGTATCGTAACAGGCGAAACCGACAGGCTCACTGTTAATCGTTGCCACAACACATTGCTCGTTCAAAATATATTGTTCGATCTTAGGTTTACGAACTTCGCTGCCAATGACCATACTATCGATCTTGCAGAGCATAGATAAATCTGAAATCGTGGCTTTAGTTACGAGCATTTTAGACAGTCTCCTTTTTAAAAATATAAGAAAGTATAAGACCAAAAGCGTTAAGACTTGAAATAATAAAATGTATGTACAGTTTGTCTTGATCTTTCAAGTTTTTTCGCACATGATGAAAAGGGTTTAGACCACATCAAAGGAAATCATAACATATTATTACAGCCGATGGAGAGATACAATGAAACAGCTTCCAATTACACAGGTGCTTCCAGACCTGAAAAACATACTTAGATCAACACGGGCAGCTGTTCTCATCGCTGAACCCGGTGCAGGCAAAACAACAGGAACGCCTCCGGCATTTCTGGACGAGCCGTGGATGGCTGGTAAAAGCATCCTTATGCTAGAGCCCAGAAGACTTGCTGCAAGATCTGCCGCAATCTACATGGCGTCTTGTCTTGGAGAAAGTGTTGGACAGACGGTTGGTTATCGCATGCGGAATGACACTAAGGTAGGTAAGAATACACGAATTGTTGTAGTGACTGAAGGTGTCTTAACAAGGATGCTTCAGAGTGATCCATCGCTAGGGGATGTGGGTCTGATTATTTTTGATGAGTTCCATGAGCGTAGTCTTCATGCGGATCTGGGACTTGCTCTCGCACTGGAAGCGCAGGCAGTGCTGCGTGATGATCTTCGGATTCTGATTATGTCAGCTACTTTGGACAGTGAACGTGTCTCTGCTATGTTAGGCGATGCGCTAGTTGTGGATTGTCCGGGACGAACCTATCCGGTGGAAACCATCTATACCCCAACAACAGGGAATCTTCCGATTGAAAAATCGGCTGCGGCCGCAGTGAGACGTGCGCTTGATGAACAGCCGGGAGATATCCTCGTATTCCTACCGGGTGAACGAGAGATTCGCAGAACTCAAAATGAGTTGGAACATGGAAAACTGCCTGACGAAATAGTTCTTCGTCCTTTGTATGGACAATTACCACAGACTGTGCAGGATGCTGCTGTGGCTCCATCCATAAACGGCGAACGCAAAGTCGTGCTGGCGACCTCCATTGCGGAGACAAGCTTGACGATTGAGGGTGTGCGAACGGTAATTGATACAGGACTGCGTCGTACGCAGATCTTCTCACCGCGTACAGGAATGCCGAGTCTTACGACGGTTCCGGTATCGAAAGCCTCTGCCGATCAACGGAGAGGGCGTGCCGGACGGACAGCACCTGGCGTATGCTACAGGCTGTGGAGTCAGGAGGAACATAATCGCCTTCCGGATGACAATGTGCCGGAGATTATGGAGACGGATCTTGCGCAGCTTGCTTTGGAGCTGGCGCTGTGGGGCGTGCGCGACCCTGCCGCGCTAGCTTGGCTTGACGCGCCGCCCGCTGCGCCTTATGCGCAGGGCATCGCGCTGCTGCGCCAGCTCGGCGCGCTGGACGCCGGCGGCGCCATCACGCCGCACGGCCGCAGCATGGCCGCGCTTGGCGCGCACCCGCGAGCCGCGCATATGCTGCTGCGCGCGGCAGAGCTTGATGCAGCACCGCTCGCCTGCCGGCTGGCGGCGCTGCTGCAAGAGCGGGACCTGTTCAAGGGTCCCGCGGCACTAGATTGCGACCTCACGCTCCGCGTAGAGGCGCTGCTTCGGTTTGAGCGCTCCGCCGACACGGGCGGAGCGGACCCGGCGGCTCTGCGCGCGGTGGTGCGCGAGAGCCGCAATTTCCTGGCGCAGCTGCAAGCAGCGCCGGGCGAGACAGTGAACGACATCAGCCTCTGCGGGCTGCTTCTGTCGTTCGCCTATCCCGACCGTATCGGGCAGAAACGCGGCGATGGCGCGTTTCTGCTCTCCGCCGGTCGCGGCGTGGCTCTGCGGGAAGGGCAGCCGCTGGCCCGTTCCGCTTATATTGTGGCTGCTTCCGTTGACGATCGGGCCACACAAGGTGCAATCATGCTGGCAGCAGAGCTAGAAGAGGGACAACTGCTAAAGTATCATGCGGATCGCATCACTGAAGAGGCGGACGTATATTGGGATAAAGAAAGTGGAAGTGTGAAGAAGCGCCGTCGAACGATGCTCGGCGCTCTCGTCTTAAAAGAAACGTCACATGAAAGACCCTCTGCGGAAGAAACAGCAAAAGTACTGCTTAGTGTTATCGCAGAAGAGGGAATTGAAATCTTACCTTGGGAAAAGGGAACTTTGCAGCTTCGTGAGCGGCTGATATTTATGCACGCCTTGCGGCCGGATTGGCCGGATGTCTCAGATGCGGCATTAATTGAATCACTGGATGAATGGTTATTACCATACATTCAAGGAATGCGTAACTTGCGCGATCTCCAGCGGATTCCTTTATCGCGTGCACTTGAGGGGCTGATAGACTGGAATCAGAGGCAGATTCTTGAGCAGGAAGCGCCGACGCATATAACGGTTCCTAGTGGCTCGCGTGTGCCTGTAGACTATGCTAATCCAGCAGCCCCTGTACTAGCAGTACGATTGCAAGAGATGTTTGGACAGTTAGACACTCCTAGAATTGGAGGGGGGAAGGTGCCTGTATTGCTACATCTTTTGTCACCGGCAAGAAGGCCGATGCAGGTGACTTCTGATCTTGCCAGCTTTTGGCGTGGCACTTATTTTGAGGTTAAAAAAGATCTAAAAGGACGCTACCCTAAGCACTATTGGCCAGAGGATCCCTTGCAAGCTATTCCGACCAATCGAACACGCCCCAAGAAGTGAAAGGGTTCCTCGTTCACTTGAAATGGTTCATTTGATGTTTTGTCTTCAGCATACAGGGTAATTAACTAGCGAAGACAATTACTAAGGAGGGCTTCAAGTGACTAAAAAAATCGTAGGTATCTTTGACACCGAACAAGAAGCAACCAGAGCAATTGAAGGACTTCAAAATCAAGGATTCAGTAATGATGAAATATCAGTGATCACACGTGATCGCGATGAGTTAAGACATATTTCGGATGATACAGGCACAATGGCGCCAGAAGGTGTTGCAACAGGTGCAGCTACTGGTGGCGTATTGGGTGGAGTTACTGGACTGCTAGCAGGTATCGGAGCACTCGCTATTCCGGGGATTGGTCCAATTCTGGCAGCGGGACCTATTGTGGCGACGCTAACAGGTGTAGCCGTTGGTGCTGGTGCAGGTGGATTAGTTGGCGGATTGATCGGTCTAGGGATTCCTGAAGATGAGGCGAAAGAGTATGAAGGCTACGTTGAAAGTGGCAAGATCCTTGTGCTTGTAGAGGATAATGGACGAGGATATCAAGCGCATGATGTGTTCCGGGGCAACCGCTCGTTGAATGCTCAGCGATACGATGGTATCTATAACGAAGACACTAGACTAGGCAATTCGATGGCTAACAGAGCAGATCGGAAGGCTGAAGTCTACAACCGCGATAAAATTTAAATGTTAATTGATCGAGTTCTACTATAGACAAACAATTCATTCAAAGACTGCACCTCTTAGCGTTATGCTGTGAGGTGCAGTCTTTATTATGTATGTGGTATGATATGGATAATCATCCAAATTATAATTAGGAATTTGAGAGGTAACTGAAAATGAATAAACTGGACACCATAGCAGTTATTTCTGATATACATAGCAATGTTTATGCTTTAGAGGCTGTATTGCAGGACATCGATTCACGCGGTATAAATAGTATTGTAAATTTAGGGGATTCTCTGTTTGGTGCCATTGAACCTATTCGAACAGCAGAACTGCTGATAAATCGATCTAATGTTACGAACATTATGGGAAATTGTGATCGATATTTACTTCAGAAGGATATGGATTCAATAACTTTTCAATATGTAAAACCGATGCTGACTAACGAAATACATGACTGGATTCGATCCTTTAACCCAACGTGGGTGTTCGAAGATTTATTGTTTTGTCACGGGACGCCATTCTCCGATGATAGCTATATGCTTGAGGATATTTTACCTACGGGAGTTCAAGGAAAATCTGCTGAGGACTTAATGGCTGAGCTTGATTCAGTAGATCAAACAATGATTTTTTGCGGGCATACACATCTTCAAAAATCAGTGCGTCTACCGAATGGCAAGGTTATCGTGAATGCTGGTAGTGTTGGATTACCAGCTTATTACGAAGAATTACCTTATCCTCATTACATGGAATCGATGACTCCTCATGCCAGATATTTAATAATAAGTCGAAGAGATCATTCTTGGATGTTCGATCCAGTTTTACTTCCTTACAATTATGAACTAGCAGCGCAGAGAGCAGATCAGAACTGTCGCGAGGATTATAGCTATGCCATCAGGCATGGTCGAGTTAAAAGGAGGACTTAGATGAAGATATTTGTAGCCGGTGCAGCGGGTGCGATTGGACGACTATTGCTGCCCAAGTTAGTAGAAGCGGGGCATGAGGTTGTTGGACTGACCCATAAGGAAGAAAATAGAGCAATTATAGAGAAGTGTGGAGCACAAGCGGTAATCGCAGATGTCTTCAATCGCGAGGCCATATTTGCTTCCATTCGCACAGTACAGCCAGAAGTGGTTATCCATCAGCTAACTTCAGTAAAGTCAGCGGAATTTCTCAGATAATTCTAGGATAAGAATAGAAGGAACGCGAAATATTGTGGATGCTTCCCTTGCAATTGGCGTGGAACAAATCATAGCACAAAGTATCTCATGGGCATATGAAGCTGGAGAAGAACCTGCTACGGAGGAAATTCCATTAGATCTGAAGGCTTCAGAGCCTCGAAAAAGAACGATTGA
This Paenibacillus sp. FSL R5-0345 DNA region includes the following protein-coding sequences:
- a CDS encoding circularly permuted type 2 ATP-grasp protein: MSKLDPLPGLSPYPLQHFFDEMYADKRNVRPHYRHVNRMFSGMSSEELQGKQNLMQRRMMEEGITFTLYNPAQDHPMERTIPFDMIPRIIPKNEWERLEAGIIQRITALNLFIHDIYHEQYIVKDGIVPRRMIISNCYFRPEMAGLRVPGGAYITTSGIDLIRHHDGQYYVLEDNLRTPSGFSYLFKGRTLMNQLFPELSFASSIRDVDHSLNRFLSVLRSLSPSRKSDPVIALLTPGEYNSAYYEHAFLAQQMGIHLVEGRDLVAKDHKIYLKEMNGLRRVDVLYRRLDDDFIDPLAFQPDSLLGVAGLMNAYRAGNVAIANAPGTGVADDKAMYVYVPDMIRYYLNEEPILGNVPTYLLGRPDERLYVLENLSEMVVKETSLSGGYGMLIGSEATKEELAEFRMKIIADPERYIAQPIMSLSRAPVLSGGTMAPRHIDLRAFVLMGADRKPHVIPGGLTRVAMKEGSLVVNSSQGGGVKDTWVMA
- the ftsY gene encoding signal recognition particle-docking protein FtsY encodes the protein MSFFRKLKESISGKTESVTKQFRDGLEKTRKGFVEKVADLIIRRKKIDEEFYEELEEILIGADVGVNTVMTLVEDLRAEVKQKRIEDAAELQPILSRKLMELLRGDDDNSLKENPDGITVILFVGVNGVGKTTTIGKLAHRYKQEGKKVLLAAGDTFRAGAIEQLEVWGQRAGVDVIKQQAGSDPAAVMFDAVQAAKQRNVDILICDTAGRLQNKSNLMEELNKIFRVIQREIPSAPHEVLMVLDATTGQNALTQAKLFGEKSGVTGLVLTKLDGTAKGGIVVAIRQEMNLPVKLVGLGEKMEDLQPFDSQQFVHALFAGLITEEEEIEESENQE
- a CDS encoding alpha-E domain-containing protein — encoded protein: MLNRNAEALFWIGRYIERAENHARLINVHYHIQQEEDFHEEGHKWSRLIDALGVRGEYMQQFETFSEQDVLSFITLDLGNSNSLFSCVHHARNNLRTLRQQLPSELWDVVNSFNLWLGERSVADIMSGPHQFYQQVKERTAMFLGAEQSVMLRGNEWHFIESGRFLERAENTTRILQAVIAACRFKELNAVYTQLQAVLKSVSGYQAFRRYYADAMSPESILDFLIANPKFPRSIRFSFHQLEEHLAKLELDSSEKGSGHEKVIRQAGKLKAELDYMEKEEMSGELVEDVLKSLVISCQKLGKTMEGAFFRREGVSV
- a CDS encoding transglutaminase family protein, which codes for MKIQINHTTTYSYPEPVTDSVNEIRLTPRTNYRQSCYHHEVDVYPPANLLTYEDFFGNRVHAYSVNKPHTEMVIHTKATVVTLDKAQGADLPRTSLEEQVKLLNDENFQNRYIEFILPTRYTEVTPELVEFASQYPFNETEDMYEWILKLSATIYEQFTYDPEATSVNTTVKKALKLKRGVCQDYAHLMIAVCRSVGLPSRYVSGYHFVGDLQGSNANFEQASHAWVETHIPGTGWLGFDPTNNVEVNWRYIKLGHGRDYKDIVPVKGVYRGGAGTLSVKVDVRKLDN
- a CDS encoding DUF1835 domain-containing protein, which produces MKHKYTMSIEQEEARRNHIYLLFGLSEAGSMKVALSRVGNRHLIRVLSFNETFSAGPLCKLHNDQGCHARELWFQERFPDQGYHLNPQHKLGAMVQTLKEIPEDKKITIWCGDNSHDQTGLRFALFVLSERKQPIYVINPIEAYEELPGIVEPFSIGLSPQSLGQLPNEAVQAIIKNTENTQPLTSAQRKQYELEWQEISNTEDMLRVWSNGQLTNVPETYYDEDILSLIVQLQKNEEGDHFVNAGLIVGAIFGQWNLFISTSFIEYRFWRLISEEKLLFKGIPYAMHLYALRVP
- a CDS encoding SDR family oxidoreductase, which translates into the protein MSPNIAKKQRFIGKTAIITGAGSGIGRATAIKLAREGANVALFDLNLERTTSLADKLNKFRKDCALAIEVDTSDEKGMEEAVRRTVEQFGGLDVVFANAGINGAVGPIEELSLSDWERTMSVNLTGTFLTLKYTIPHLKDKGKGSIIITSSINGNTRFASFGWSTYSTTKAGQVAFAKMAALELAKFKIRVNVICPGAIATNIDETTEMNEEVEAIVIPIEFPDGAQPLADGPGKPDNVADLVSFLASDESIHITGAQIVIDGAESLLS